Below is a genomic region from Elusimicrobiota bacterium.
TAGGCCGTGCGCTCCTCGAGGCTCAGGTGGCCCAGCGGGCGGTAGTAGTTGTCCAGCGAGAACATCCGGCCGGTGATCCCCGCGGCCCGGCTCTGCTCGAGGACCGCGCGCGCGAAGGTCGTCTTGCCCGAGCCTGAGCCGCCGGCCACGCCCATGATGAACTTCCGCTTAGCGCTCATCCGCACATCGTACAATATGGCGTGAACGCCGAAGCCGCGCCGTCTCGAAATCCGCCGCTCCGCTCCGCGGCGCCGTTCCTCGCCCTGCTCCTCGCTCTCGGCTTCGGGCTGCGTTGGCGCGCCGCGGACCATCCCTACATCAGCCAATGGGACGAGGCCTACCACGCGCTCGTCGCCAAGAACCTGGCGGCGCACCCTCTCGTGCCGACCCTGTACGAGGAAAAGGTCCTGCCCGCCGACGACCGGGACTGGACGATGGCCGGCGTCTGGCTCCACAAGCCGCCCCTGCCGCTGTGGCTGATGGCCGCCGGCATCGCGGCGTTCGGGGAGAATGAAGCGTCGTTCCGGATTCCCTCGGTCGCGCTCGACACCCTCGCGATCCTGCTGATCTATCTCCTGGCCTTGGAGCTGTTCGGGCCGTCGGCCTCCTTGGCGGGCCTGTTCGCCGCCGCGCTCTATTCCATCAATCCGTTGATGATCCGCCTGGTGTCGGGACGCATCCCCGACGACGCGCCGCACGTGGTCAACGCGTTCTTCATAACGCTCACGGTCCTTTTGTTCGCCGTCTCGGCCCGCAGGAACAGCCGCGCCTGGGCCGCCGCCGCCGGGCTTTCGCTCGGTCTTGGGACCCTGTGCATGTCCGCCGTGGCGCTGCTCGGCCTCGCCGCGCCCCTGCCGTTGATGCTGTCCCTGCGCGGCCCCCGCGGGAGCGCCCGCCTCCTTGCCGTTTCGTTCGCCGTTTTCCTCGCCGCGGCGCTTCCGTGGCCGCTGTACTGCCTGAGCCGGTGGCCGGAGCTGTGGCGTCACGAGTCCGCGCTCCACGTCGAGCACCTGTTCAAGGCCTTGGACGGCCACGCGCATGCCTGGTGGTGGTACCTGAAGATACTCCCCGTGCAATACGGCGGGAGCCCCGTCCTCGCGTGGGCCTTCGCGGCCGCCGCGGCCGCGTACGGGGTCCGCGAGGCCGCGCGGCGCAAGGACGGCGGCCTCGCGAGCGCGCTGTGCTGGCTGGCGGTCCCATACGTCTTCTTCTCCCTCATCGCGACCAAGCTGTACGCCTACGTCGCCGTCGCGGTCCCCGCGCTGTGCCTCCTGGCGGGCTTCGGCTGCGCCGCGGCGTGGTCGGCGCGCCGGGGCCGGTACCGCGCGGCCGCCCTCGCGGCGCTGGCCGCCGCCGGCCTCCAGACGGGCGCCGCCGCCGTGGAGCGGCTCCGCGCGGACTATTCGCTGTGCCCCTGGAGCGAGACGTACGACTATCCGTCGTTCCGCCGGGAGATGCTGCGCCTTCGCGAGGTCCCGGGGCCCAAAGTCCTTCTCAACGTCGGCGACTCCAAGTCGCCGCAGGCGATGTACTACTCGGGAGCGGCGGCGTACCCGCGGGTCCCCGACGCGGCCGGGGTCCGCGGCCTGCTCGCGAAGGGCTGCCGCGTCTTCGTCCTCGTCGAGGCGGACAAGCGCGGGACGGACGAACCGGCGGTTTTGAAGACGCCGGAGTTCCGCGGGAAGATACTCTATATCCCTGTGCCTCCGCCCTTAGCCCTCGACCCGAAACACCCTTACGAAGCCTGACCGGAGGGGGTGTTTTTTCCCGGCGCTCCCGCTTGATTTAGGCTTGCATTCATTGGGACCATGTTTTAGAATCCCGCACCGGTCGACAGGCCCCGACGAAGTATTTAATGCCTGACACCGGGACGGACTCAGGAGGCCCATGAATCACGCGAAAACGCTTCTCGTTCTGGCTCTGATCCTCGCGGCCGCGCCGCGTCGCGCGCACGCCGGCTCGGAGGCGGTCGCCGTCGGCGCGGACCATGCCTTCATGAACGCCGCCTTCTTCCAGGCGCTGCCCAAGCCGGCCGCCGGCAAGTGGACCGTGCAGATGCCGAAGCCGACGGCGCAGCTCATGCCCTCGATGAACTGGTTCAGCCTCTCGGTGCTCGCCCAGCTCGGCGGCTCGCCGGCGGGCGCGGGCGCCCAGGTCGGCGACATCGATCTCGCGGCGCTCCTTAATAAGCAGCTCAAGAGCCCGCTCAAGTACGTCCTCGGCGGCAAGGAGGCCTGGGTCAGCGGCGCCTTCGACCGTCAGCAGAACGCGTACGTGTCCATCCTGGTGAGCGGCTCCGAGCCCGTGTTCTTCAACGTGAAGGGCCTGCTCGACAAGGAGGAGACGGTGACCGCCGGAACGGCACAGTACAACCTCCGCCTCTCCCCGAACGTCATCAACCAGATGAAGAGCGAGATCATCCTCGAGAACAAGGCCGACGAGGACGACATGGTCCGCATCACCCTGAAGAAGATGCTCGAGGGCGTGGGCGCGACCGGGGCCCCGGTCGCGGTCGCGGGGCAGGCGTACAAGGTGTTCTACACCGACGACATCAAGGGCGGCCGGGTGGACAAGACGGCCAAGACCTTCACCTTCATCCTGACCGAGGCGAGCGGCGAGATCCACGTGTTCCTGATCCCGGCCGAGCTGGTGCCCTCCGACAAGGTCGCCGTTTTCAAGATGTTCGCCAACGCCCGGGTCGGCCTGACCCAGAAGGACGGGAAGCTCAAGGTTTACGAGAATCCCTGATCCCAGGGGCGTCTCGGGGCGGCGGATCCTAACGGATCCGCCGCCTTTTTTTTGTTGGTTGGTGACCGTCTTGCCGGCTAAAAGTGCCAGGCTTTTAGTCATTAACGAAATTTCCATATAGTGGGCCTTTTGTCGCCGGGGGGGTGGGACCTCGGGCCCATGCCGCGGTATTGGGTGACTGCTACCATCAAATCAAGAGGTCCCAATGAAGAAAAACGCTTCTCCCAACGGCCGTAAACACGGCGTGCGCTCGAAGGTCTCCTCTGCGTACCGGCTGAGAACGACCCTCACGTTCAAGCCCGGCTTTCAGGCCTACCACTGGTCCACCGACCGCAGCCGCTCGCGTGTCGTCATCAAGCATTGAGATCGAGCTCGGCCGCGCTCGCGGCCGCGCTCTTCCTCTGTTCGGCGGCTCCCGCAAGGGCGGCCAATCCCAGCCTGTCCGCCGATTTCCGGAGCATGACCCAGTGGCTGAGCCACGAGATGGCCAACGGTCTGGCCTTCAACGCGGGGTCTACCTTCGACCCCCCCAGAGAAGTGACCGGGTGGGCCCTCCAGCCCGACCTGTCCCTCGGTATCGGCCGCATCCCGTTCAACAAATCCAATTTCCCGACCTTGACCGTCCCGGCCCTCGAGGAGCAGGGCGGCGCCAATATCTTCCCGAACCAGGTCCTCTTCCCGAACCTGGCCCTGCACTTGCGCATGGGCCTGCCGTGGCGGGGCGACGCCTATTTCCGCTTCGCCGACGCGACCACGCCTCCCGGCTACAAGATCTCCCCGACGATGACCGCCCAGGTCCAGACGAACTCGTTCGGCCTCGGCGCGCGTCAGCATTTCGACCTGTGGGACGAGGACCTGCCGAAGGTGGCGCTCGGCGCCCACTACAACCACGTGCGCGGGCGCACGCGCCTGAAGGGAAAATTCAACGTGAACGTGGACGATAACTTCACCGCCGACAGCGACCTCAACGGCGAGATCGACTGGAACCTCAACAGCTTCGCGCTGACGGCGGTCGCCCACAAGAGCTACGACAGATGGACCCCGTTCGCGGGCTTCGGCTACAACTACGCCACCGGATCGGTGCGCTCCAAGCTCGAGCTCAAGTCCCGGACCTTCCTGATCGCCGACGTGCTCGGCGAGAGCAGCGACCACCCCGAGCAGAGCCAGGGCCGCTGGATCGCGGGCGTGCAGTACGCGCGGCCCAAGTGGAGCGCGTTCTTCAACGCCGAGGTCAAGGCGCTGGGGCAGCTCCAGTATCGGAGCTGGATCGCGCAGATCGGCGTGGCGCTGCCGTACGAGATCGGGCGCGGGTACAAGATCATTTACAAGAAGCGGACGCCGGGCGTGGCGGATGATTCCAAGCGATTCAACGAGCCGATAAACGAGAAATCGGATAAGCCGACCCGGAAGTCGTCGCCCGAGCCCAAGCGTCGCCCGCTCGAGCCCAAGAAGCCCGAGCAAGCGCACCCTGACATGATCTTTTTGCAGTGATGAAAAAACATCCGTCGTCGCGCCGTTTCGTTTCCGCCGCGCTCTGCGCGGCGATGCTCCTGTCCTCATGGGGCCCCAACGTCTCGTCCGCGTTCGCTCAGCAGGTTGCCGGAAAAGTTTCGTCGATATCCGTCGTCCCGCAGCTCGGCCTGCTCCCCGCGACTCCTGGCGCCGGGTTGGGTTCCCCATCCGTTTTGCCGTTGCTGTCTTCGCCGTTGTCGTCGTTGTCCCTTTCCCCGTCTCTCGCGGCGCCGTCCCTCAACGCGGCCCGTCCCATCGCGGCGCCGGCCGCCCTCGTCGGCGTCAAGCCGGTCGCCGCCGCGAAGCCCGTTCTCCCGAACGCCGCCGCCCCGTCCGCGCTCGAGGCCGTAAAGCCCTCCGCCCCCGGCGAGTCCTTCGGAGCCGCCGCCGCCCAGGACTTCGCGGAGCGCGTCACCGGGGAACGGCTTTTGAACGGCAACGGAATGGTCGCGGACACGGGGGCCGGCGTCGACGCCTCCGTGTCCCAGTCCTTCCGCCGCTCCCAACTGACCGCCTCGCGCGAGAACGGCGCGCCCGTCATCCCGGAACCGGTCCCGCCGACCAAGCCGGAAGGCGAAAAACGCGGATTAGGATTTTCCCTCGCGTTGGCGGGTCTTTCCGGTCTTGCCTGGGGCGTGGCCGAATTCGCGCGCTGGGGCGCGCACGCGTTCACCGCCGCCCAGGCGGAGCCGACGATCGGCGGCACCATCCTCGCCGTCGCCGCGATCGGCGCGATGGCGCTGACCGGGCTGTTCGTCTTGAACGCGCTCGTCGACGCGGTCGCCTTCGTCGGCTCCGTGTGGCGCGGCCGAAAGGCCACCGACGCCGACCTCCGGGCCTTCCTGCGCGCCGAGGTCCTTGAGGGGCGCCTCGACGGCAACGCGGCGGCGCTGATCAAGCCGTACCGCCCGGACAACCGCTGGAAGGACTTCACCTTCGCCTTCGCCTCGCGCGGCCACATCTGGGTCCGCCCCGAGCTCGCGGCGACGCCGTGGCTGCTGCGGCAGATCCTGCTCCACGAGCTCACCCACATGAAGGCGAGCGCGCCGCGCGGCCCTCCGCGAGGGGCGCTGCGCGGCCTGCTGTCCGCGCTCGTCTCCGAGCTCCGCGCCCGGGCGAGCGAGTTCAAGGGGCCGCGCGCGCTCAAGCAGATCAAGGTGTCCGGCCTGCAGCGCGCCCTGACCCAGACCCAGACCTCCCTTCGCCTCTCCCGCCCGTACGACGTGCTCGTCCTCAATCCCGACTCGAAGGAGCTCGAGGACCCGAAGCTCTACGCCGGCCTCTCCGACGGCGCCGCGCGCGTCACCGCGCGCAGCGACGACGAGCCCCAGAAGGCCCTCGCGGAGTCGGCGAACCGCTACCGCGCGATCGTGCTCGGCCGCGCGACCCGCGCCCTGCCGGAGCCGAAGTCCAAGGACGCCCTGCGCCTGCAGGAGGTGCTCAAGCAGCTCGACAGCCTCTACGTGCTCGCGACGCGCCTCGTCGTGCGCGGCGAGGCGTTCAACGGCACGAGCGAGTCGTCCGCCTGGACGGACCTCGTCGAGCGCGCCCAGCGCCTGCGCGAGAACGGCTCGAGCCGGGCGATGAGGGCGTTCGAGGGCGAGGTGCGCAAGCTCTGGCGGCAGATCGCCTCCCAGCGCCTGAAGGGCGTCGGCGTGTCGAGCCTGATGGACGGCCTGTACTCCGGCCTGCGCGACCGCGGCTTCGCCTTCTTATCCTTTGGTCCGGACGACGTCGGGGTCGTTTCATGGGAGAAGCTGCTGCGCTATTGGGAGTCCGCCGACGGCGGCCAGTTCAAGGTCACCCGCGTGGACCTCGAGGACGGCGGCCACCTTCTCATCCTGAGGAAGGTCGAGGCCCGCGTCGGGCTCTGGCTGCGGCCGATCCAGGGCGGGCGCATCGCGGCCTCGGTCCCGAACGCCTCGTTCACCGAGGAAGGCCGGGCGACCGCGCGCAAGTCCCTCGAGGACGCCGGCTTCGGCCAGCAGCTCGAGCTGTTCGACAAGATGGAGGTCGCGGTGCGCCACGTGTTCGGCGCGGACGTCGGGCGCCAGGAGATCTACGTGACCGTGCCGCGCCGCAACGCGAGCGCGATCCGCAAGTTCGTGAGCGCGAGCGCCGAGATCCTCGGCTCCCAGTCGGACTTCCAGCCGCACCTGATGGATTCCGCCGAGCTCCAGGGCGTCAAGCCGGTCTGGAAGCTCGGCATCACCGGCGCGGCCGGCTCGATCCTGTGGATCGACACCGGCGCGGACTCGACGCACGCCGACTTCGGCGGGCGCCTCGACGTGGTCGACATGGTCGACGAGGGCACCGAGGACTGGATCGGCCACGGCACGCACGTCGCGGGCACCTCGATCTCCGGCAACGAGGGCTTCCTCGGGATGGCTCGGGGTGCTGCGGGCACGATGGCCAAGGTGTTCTCCCGCGACCAGCCCGGCGCCTCGGACGGCGAGATCATGGGCTCGGCCGCCATCGCGCAGAAGAAAGGCGTCGACGTGATCAGCCTGAGCCTCGGCAGCCGCGGCTCGTCGGCCGACAACCTCGCGGACTTCTTCTCCCAGCTCACGAGGCAGAAGAACGCGGCCGGGGAGTACCCGATCGTCACCGCGAGCGCCGGCAACTCCGGCCCGTTCGACCGCACCTTGAGCCAGCCCGCGGCCGGCGTCGAGGTCATCGCGGTCGCCGCGGCGGCCAAGAGCAAGGACGACGGCGTCCGGGAGATATCCTTCTACAGCTCGGTCGGCCCCGACATCGACCGCCGCTACGCGATCAAGCGCTTCCGCTTCAAGCCCGACGTCACCGCGATCGGCGGCGACGTGACGACCACTCCCGGCTCGAGCAACGTCTACAAGGACGGCGTCTATTCGGCCAAGTCCAAGGACTCGCCGCGCTCGGCCTCCGACCTGGAGGACGGCAAGCACACCGGCATGTCGGGCACCTCGATGTCGAACCCGTCCCTGGCGGGCATCGCCCTGCTCGTGAAGCTGGCGATGCGCTCGGCCGGGGCCATCACGCCCTTCGTCGCGGAGAACATGGCCTTCGCGGTGAAGGCCGTCCTCATGCGCACGGCCAAGGACATGGGCGTGCCGGTCTGGTTCCAGGGCGCGGGCTTCGTGGACGCGATCGCCGCCGTCTCGCTCGTCGCCGGCTCCGGCACGCGCGCCCTCGGCGCGGGCGCGCTGAACCTGTGGCGCCGCCTGACGGGCGCGGCCGCGGCTCCGGCCCCCGGGGCGTGGGCCTGGCTCGA
It encodes:
- a CDS encoding glycosyltransferase family 39 protein, with amino-acid sequence MNAEAAPSRNPPLRSAAPFLALLLALGFGLRWRAADHPYISQWDEAYHALVAKNLAAHPLVPTLYEEKVLPADDRDWTMAGVWLHKPPLPLWLMAAGIAAFGENEASFRIPSVALDTLAILLIYLLALELFGPSASLAGLFAAALYSINPLMIRLVSGRIPDDAPHVVNAFFITLTVLLFAVSARRNSRAWAAAAGLSLGLGTLCMSAVALLGLAAPLPLMLSLRGPRGSARLLAVSFAVFLAAALPWPLYCLSRWPELWRHESALHVEHLFKALDGHAHAWWWYLKILPVQYGGSPVLAWAFAAAAAAYGVREAARRKDGGLASALCWLAVPYVFFSLIATKLYAYVAVAVPALCLLAGFGCAAAWSARRGRYRAAALAALAAAGLQTGAAAVERLRADYSLCPWSETYDYPSFRREMLRLREVPGPKVLLNVGDSKSPQAMYYSGAAAYPRVPDAAGVRGLLAKGCRVFVLVEADKRGTDEPAVLKTPEFRGKILYIPVPPPLALDPKHPYEA